In Musa acuminata AAA Group cultivar baxijiao chromosome BXJ2-3, Cavendish_Baxijiao_AAA, whole genome shotgun sequence, the following proteins share a genomic window:
- the LOC103980088 gene encoding uncharacterized protein LOC103980088, with product MGNYVSCTLAGPAGGHARSVKVILPGGRVQRIDGPANAAELMLDAPGHFLVDSRSMHVGRRFAPLVADEDLEMGHVYAMFPMKRVNAVVAAADMAALLMAARKEVRRELGGGARVLPDATHVSTEVAEGYPPESEQNAARTSLEEAAEMREFRYRLSMCRSRRPTLETIAEEPICSR from the coding sequence ATGGGAAACTACGTCTCCTGCACCCTCGCCGGGCCGGCAGGGGGCCACGCGAGATCGGTCAAGGTGATCCTCCCCGGCGGCCGGGTCCAGCGCATCGACGGGCCGGCCAACGCGGCGGAGCTCATGCTTGACGCGCCGGGGCACTTCCTCGTGGACTCGCGGTCGATGCACGTCGGCCGGCGGTTCGCGCCGCTCGTGGCGGACGAGGACTTGGAGATGGGCCACGTCTACGCCATGTTCCCCATGAAGCGGGTGAACGCGGTGGTGGCCGCGGCCGACATGGCGGCGCTGCTGATGGCAGCGCGGAAGGAGGTCCGCCGGGAGTTGGGCGGCGGCGCCAGGGTCTTGCCGGATGCCACCCACGTATCGACGGAGGTGGCGGAGGGTTATCCTCCGGAGTCGGAGCAGAACGCCGCCCGGACATCGTTGGAGGAGGCGGCGGAGATGAGGGAGTTCAGATATAGGTTGAGCATGTGCAGGTCAAGGAGACCAACTCTGGAGACCATCGCCGAGGAGCCCATTTGCtccagataa